The Panicum hallii strain FIL2 chromosome 5, PHallii_v3.1, whole genome shotgun sequence genome contains the following window.
CCATTCAGACCAGCTCAGGAATGAGCAAGATGCTTTTGCGTTCTGACTTCTGACTGATGAAAATTTGAAATAATTTCATTGCTTGACATTGAACATTTGAAATGTGTCTTTCTCCTTTCATCATCTGGTTTATTTATGCATTTGGCAATGGCACTGTACGTGCCAAAAAAAATATTCACTGCATTAGTTAATTTCAGTTGTATCTGTTGACTAGTTATTACACCAGAACCTCTATGTCATCCACGCTAATCTCCCCGGAGACAGGATGCTGCTGCTCCCTGCTCGCGCCCGCACTGTTACTGGTAGCACGCGCGCGGCTCGTGTACGCGTCAGCGTCCTGATCGCGTGGCCGTGCGCTCGGGCCGCCGCCTTGCGCGTTGCCAATGCCGGTGCAATCCACGTGCCCGTGCGCGGGCGCGCGAGCGCCGTCCCGCGCCGCCACGAGCTGCGCGTCGGCGGCCATGCCGGCGTCCGACGCCATGCGCTGCACGGACTGCGGCGACAGTCGGCCCGCGCCGGCCCCGGCGCTGCcgacgcccgcgcccgcgccgtacgcggccgcggcgcgctcggggaagttgagcgccgcgacgtcgccgccgccggcgacgcccgcgccggccccgccgcggAGGAAGTAGACGGCGGTGTCgtgcgcgacggcggcggcctcgggCGTGGCGTAGGAGCCGAGCCACAGGCGCCCCCGCGTGCCGGGCACCCGGATCTCCGACACCCACttgccccaccgccgccgccgcacgcccttgtacccgcgccgccgctccgcctccTGCTCGTCGCCCCGCTCCGCCCGCCTCATGGCGCCCGCTGTCCCCGGCGCTCTTCTGCCGAGCCTCCTGGACCTAGCCTCGCCCTCCCTCCTGAGATGGCTTCAAAGCTCGCGACTTGCGTTCTCGAGGTGGCACCGGCACGGGCTGACCTTCGATCTGCACGGACGGCGTGTATTTATAGGTATGGGAGGTCAGCCCCCGAGGTGAGTTGACCTTTGCTGGTTTGAATTTTGAcatcgagagagagagagagagagagataaaaAAAGAAGCAGCTGGAGAGTGGACGCGTACTGTAAGGCCGGCAGCCCGGCACGGGGACATTTCTGGTAGTGGTGGGCGGTGGCTGGCATGGCGGGCAGGTCGGTAGAGGTGCAACGCTCGCAGCTGGGTCAAAATTTTCAAAGGGGGCCAGGTCAGTCAAACTTTGTGCTTCACGGCCACTGAACGTGCGTCAGCTCATGGTGCTCCAGGTAGGCTCGCCGTCATTTTCGGCTGCCTTGTTACGGGAGGGGAGCCCTCTCCTCACAACCATCCGGAGCTAAATACTCAGTAATATTCTTTTTGCAGGGATTAAAATTCAGTAATCAGAGATTCAGAATCCAGGTTACTGAATTCAGAAGCCAGCCTAAGCACGGTCTGATTCTTGCACCCAAGAACAGAGCACTGTCTCGCAACCTGCACCAAGCTTCTTGTCTGTATTTCTCATCACCCATCAACCATCCCACAGTGATCTTTTGTTGCATAGTTTCGTGCACATGTAATGTGAGGGTCTTGGGCTCTTGGCGTTTTGACGAAAAGTTCCCTTGCAGACCGCTGAGAGTGCATCTTTGATCGTGCGTCTCTTTCACTTTCAGCGACGCGACAAAAGGGATGCCGGCCCCAAGCGCACTAAGCCCCTGTCCCACCCCAAGGACACGTTCATTTCAATTAGGCAGGCACCATATCTGAATATCTGAAGCATGTGCCATTAGCAACTTCAATTCTTGCACGACAAACATGGAATGAAAACCTGTGCCGAATTAAAGCCGAGTCGAGTCCATTCCGAGCTGAAGTCCTCTCCGAAAAGGAAACGGACCAAAGGCGGTCAGACCCTTCCCTCTCGGTCTGGCAACGACAGagagctctgcgtatcatcggTATGAACACGACGGTTTCTGGTTCATCCTGTCCACACCTAATCTCTGAAGAGCAAATCCGTGCCCTCCAAACGAGAGATGCTGGAAGAGCAAAGAAGATATCACGCTGCCTGCTGCCACGTGTTGAGCTGACCACACGCCCACACGCCTTGGAAGAAAGTTTCTTGCTGACTTCCGCCCGGACCTTTTGGTTTGTGTGGCGTAGAGCATCGCTGCTACAAGCACAAGCACTGCGTGGTTACCAACGGCCTGCAACCGGCCTCAGGTCTGAACACCGGTGACTTTTATTTTCTACAGTGTGTCCCATGTAAATTTTGATGAAGTATTTTACCTGACATTCTTTCTGTTCTAAATTACCGTTGATTTTTAGCTTTGCCTAAATCAAACTTGAATAACTTTAACAAAATTTATAATAGGATGTACCGACATTTACAACATCAAATCGGTTTTAATAATTTCATCATTAAATACGTATTGATTGTATACCTTATTAGTATCGGAGAAATTAACATGACTTGTGCTCTGACACTTCTTTAGTATACGAAGATAAAGATGGACACGTCAGGCTCGCAATCATCCTGCTCCTTCCATTTCAAATTATAGCTTGTTTTGGCAAATGCCATAGACGTCGTTTATTTTCATTGACAAGCTAACGTACAAGCAGGCAGAAGCTGCTCAAATGCCAATCTTATTCTCAAGTTATTTTCTTTGGTAAGAGTTGGGCCGGGACTCGAGTCCCGATCGGGAAACAGGCAgccgcgccgtgcccgtgcACTTCTCCGTCCGCAGGCTAGGCATCCATAAACATCGGCGGGCGGGCTGTGCAAAATCCGCGAGATCCACCGATACGCGCTACAGGCTCCGTCCCGAATCCCGATCACCTTTTATAgtttgaagaagaagaaagaggcggcggcgagatcAACCATGGAGGAGAGCACCAACGCGCCTGCCggcgccggaaactgcccgc
Protein-coding sequences here:
- the LOC112894007 gene encoding ethylene-responsive transcription factor RAP2-10-like, translated to MRRAERGDEQEAERRRGYKGVRRRRWGKWVSEIRVPGTRGRLWLGSYATPEAAAVAHDTAVYFLRGGAGAGVAGGGDVAALNFPERAAAAYGAGAGVGSAGAGAGRLSPQSVQRMASDAGMAADAQLVAARDGARAPAHGHVDCTGIGNAQGGGPSARPRDQDADAYTSRARATSNSAGASREQQHPVSGEISVDDIEVLV